From a single Cyclobacterium marinum DSM 745 genomic region:
- a CDS encoding TonB-dependent receptor yields the protein MSVFKAAITGFLCLMSISLLAQNTTLKGKVKDAESGEVLIGATIYDTESETGTFTNDFGYFQLSLPDDSAGVLRISHLGYEMFVLEYSTADTKKMLSVELIPLNLNEVVVQAERLVAIKSGSAITINDPSELSLPTLKPEIDILDIIKNQPGVQQTLEGSTGFSVRGGNPDQNLVVMDGIPVYNGGHFGGFVSIFDPFAISKLTFYKGGFPARFGGRASSVLDVHLKQGDMNAYHGEFVIGPLFSKFSLEGPIKKGKSSFLVSFRKSNVDLVLGSLYLINKPEERYGLKFHDLTVKLNHQFSEKSNLYFSFYQGRDRIWEKLDRDYFSGDQPANFSFNRTNSWGNLFANLRWGKVIGNKLHLNTSVALSSYNYDYSQEDHSTREESTDMRNINNYGVAVKDYLFKSELEYYLKKNVQVDVGGQLIFHEFLPVDTYRYQLDQSGFGATERQENVNLNAFEAFGYAQASIHNKKRNLHLRPGLRFGVYAIDDNNFFSLQPRIMLTYQVREDIGMELDYSKSFQPVHSLNSSGTSLEPDIWIPATRKLAPVESHTVSFSVTKNHKNWSASGGLFYRRLENLIEVNRNNGLSIATTEWEESILGGGEGSAYGLEIGGDRRFERLLFSANYTFSRSFRKFDLINNGEQFPFIFDRPHAFNLEGSYKISSRSSLSLIGTIQSGQPFTLTNKSNFLITNAYFSNVAGADIANNYALNTPFPVFFQETLVTENINARRMPIYHRIDLAYSNKKRWKNGFLREWNVSVYNVMNRKNPYFIYLNANSNGFEQFTLMPILPSISYKLKF from the coding sequence ATGAGTGTATTTAAAGCTGCTATTACAGGTTTTCTTTGCCTAATGAGTATCAGTTTATTGGCTCAAAATACTACACTAAAGGGAAAAGTCAAAGATGCCGAAAGTGGAGAGGTATTGATAGGAGCAACTATATATGATACTGAATCCGAAACCGGAACCTTTACCAATGATTTCGGTTATTTTCAGTTGTCTTTGCCTGACGATTCCGCAGGAGTTCTCCGAATAAGTCATTTAGGTTATGAAATGTTTGTTCTGGAATACTCTACAGCCGACACAAAAAAAATGCTTTCGGTGGAATTAATTCCTCTAAACCTAAATGAAGTTGTGGTGCAGGCAGAACGCTTGGTAGCAATAAAATCAGGATCTGCGATCACTATAAATGATCCCTCCGAACTTTCCTTACCAACCTTAAAACCTGAGATTGATATTTTGGATATAATAAAAAATCAACCGGGGGTTCAACAAACATTGGAGGGATCTACAGGATTTTCTGTGCGTGGTGGCAATCCTGACCAGAACCTCGTGGTAATGGATGGCATCCCCGTATACAACGGTGGACATTTTGGTGGGTTTGTATCTATTTTTGATCCTTTTGCGATAAGTAAACTCACTTTTTATAAAGGTGGTTTTCCTGCCAGATTTGGAGGAAGAGCCTCTTCGGTACTGGATGTCCATCTCAAGCAAGGGGATATGAACGCCTATCATGGGGAATTTGTGATCGGGCCATTGTTCAGTAAGTTTTCTCTCGAAGGGCCTATTAAAAAGGGGAAATCCTCCTTTTTGGTGTCTTTTCGTAAGTCCAATGTTGATCTAGTTCTTGGTTCTTTATATTTAATCAACAAACCTGAGGAAAGATATGGCTTGAAGTTTCATGATTTGACTGTAAAACTAAATCATCAATTTAGTGAAAAAAGCAACCTTTATTTTTCCTTTTATCAGGGAAGGGATAGGATTTGGGAAAAGCTGGACAGAGATTATTTTTCCGGAGACCAACCTGCAAATTTTTCCTTCAACCGAACCAACTCCTGGGGTAATTTATTTGCCAATCTAAGATGGGGGAAGGTTATTGGAAATAAACTTCATTTGAACACATCGGTAGCGCTTTCAAGTTATAATTATGATTATTCCCAAGAGGACCATTCTACAAGAGAAGAGAGTACCGATATGAGAAATATCAATAATTATGGAGTGGCTGTAAAAGATTACCTTTTCAAATCAGAATTGGAGTATTACCTAAAGAAGAATGTCCAAGTGGATGTGGGTGGTCAATTGATTTTTCATGAATTTTTGCCTGTAGATACTTACAGGTATCAACTGGATCAATCTGGATTTGGAGCAACAGAAAGGCAAGAAAATGTAAATTTAAATGCCTTTGAGGCCTTTGGTTATGCGCAGGCCTCCATTCACAATAAAAAAAGAAACCTTCATTTGAGGCCCGGACTGAGATTTGGGGTTTACGCTATTGATGACAACAATTTTTTTTCACTTCAGCCTCGAATAATGTTAACCTATCAAGTCCGAGAGGATATAGGAATGGAATTGGACTACAGCAAATCTTTTCAGCCGGTGCACTCGCTTAATTCTTCCGGCACCTCTCTGGAACCGGATATTTGGATTCCTGCCACCAGGAAGTTGGCTCCGGTAGAAAGCCATACTGTTTCTTTTTCAGTGACAAAGAACCATAAAAATTGGTCAGCAAGTGGCGGTTTGTTCTATAGAAGGCTAGAGAATTTAATTGAGGTCAACAGAAACAATGGTTTGTCCATAGCAACCACCGAATGGGAAGAGTCAATATTGGGTGGGGGAGAGGGAAGTGCATATGGCCTGGAGATTGGAGGTGATAGGCGTTTTGAGCGGTTGCTGTTTTCAGCCAATTATACCTTTAGCAGGTCATTCCGAAAATTTGACCTGATCAATAATGGTGAACAATTTCCATTTATCTTTGACCGGCCACATGCCTTTAATTTGGAAGGTAGTTACAAAATATCTTCTCGTTCATCCCTATCGTTGATTGGGACCATTCAATCTGGTCAACCTTTTACCCTAACCAATAAAAGCAATTTTCTCATAACAAATGCCTATTTCAGCAATGTAGCTGGTGCTGATATTGCTAACAATTATGCCTTGAATACTCCCTTTCCTGTGTTTTTTCAGGAAACGTTGGTCACAGAGAATATAAATGCGCGAAGAATGCCAATCTACCACCGAATAGATCTGGCTTATTCAAATAAAAAAAGATGGAAAAATGGGTTCTTACGAGAATGGAATGTTTCTGTATACAATGTAATGAACAGAAAAAACCCCTATTTTATTTATTTGAATGCCAATAGCAATGGTTTTGAACAATTTACCCTGATGCCTATTTTGCCTTCCATTAGTTATAAATTAAAATTTTAA
- a CDS encoding alpha/beta hydrolase family protein, with translation MHVICFSRSRIWLVILLMMTGVPGKILGQTENEFPFQARLLDEKFDLPNTMMKGVGAFLDQALQESKATRNDFWQRDFTSPEAFNQSIASQRQELQEILGLIDKRSAPFMSYQESGALEPYTFENEKYTISAVKWRVFDGVFGDFYAEGLLISPKGETKARVVYVPDAATAPEVVAGMTGEGETGFGRAAHMARNGVEVLVPVLLNRKDTFSGSSIQGKFTNQTHREYIYRQGFILGRHVIGYELQKVLAAVDWFQAKNDRTGKPLKIGVAGHGEGGMLSLYAAALDSRISSSLVSGYFDQRENIWKEPIYRNVFGLLKKFGDAELAVMSWLQKLNIEDSLYPEASGPPAPSAGRTGAAPGVLSIPELSSVKAEWQRAEAMLPKGKSNLRFFEGNNSANRRQSDKALIAFLEDMGVEAELNEKNISLLSRGLPSHWPNAADRQERAVRAMEGHMQQLIPASETIRDTTFWQTLDSNSGDLKAIKSAHRARFWEELGKLPDPNVPNNTEARFYAETEGWTAYEVKLDVWKGVFAWGILLVPKGVDLSMPLPAVVTQHGLEGLPKDVLTKDKSERAYKPYKGFASDLADRGYVVFAPHNLYWGKDNFRVLQRKANPLGLSLYSIITAQHQRIVDWLGQQDFVDSEKIGFYGLSYGGKTAMRVPALVEGYALSICSGDFNEWVRKVASTDYEAFNSYPFTGEYEIPEWNLANTFNYAEMAALIAPRPFMVERGHKDAVGTDKWVAYEYAKVRRHYANIQKEGSTTIAYFNDGHTINGVESFAFLDKFLKNAK, from the coding sequence ATGCATGTAATTTGCTTTTCAAGGAGTAGGATTTGGCTTGTTATTTTATTGATGATGACAGGAGTCCCTGGAAAAATTTTAGGTCAAACTGAAAATGAATTCCCTTTTCAGGCGCGTTTGTTGGACGAGAAATTTGACTTGCCCAATACCATGATGAAGGGAGTAGGAGCGTTTTTGGACCAGGCCCTTCAGGAAAGTAAGGCAACAAGAAATGATTTTTGGCAAAGGGATTTTACAAGTCCTGAAGCTTTCAATCAATCAATTGCTTCCCAAAGACAGGAATTGCAGGAGATTTTAGGGCTGATAGACAAGAGATCGGCTCCTTTTATGAGCTACCAGGAAAGTGGAGCGCTCGAACCCTATACTTTCGAGAATGAAAAATACACCATCTCTGCAGTAAAATGGCGGGTATTCGATGGAGTGTTTGGCGATTTTTATGCTGAAGGTTTGTTGATCAGCCCCAAAGGGGAGACCAAAGCCAGGGTGGTCTATGTTCCGGATGCAGCCACAGCACCGGAGGTTGTCGCGGGTATGACAGGAGAAGGTGAAACAGGTTTTGGTAGGGCTGCACATATGGCAAGAAATGGGGTTGAGGTGCTGGTTCCTGTTTTACTTAACCGAAAAGACACTTTTTCAGGAAGTTCTATTCAAGGAAAATTCACCAATCAAACCCATAGAGAGTACATTTACAGACAAGGTTTTATTCTGGGCAGGCATGTGATAGGCTATGAATTGCAAAAAGTATTGGCAGCAGTAGATTGGTTCCAAGCAAAAAATGATCGGACAGGGAAACCACTGAAAATCGGTGTGGCCGGACATGGAGAAGGAGGGATGCTGTCCCTCTATGCGGCGGCCTTGGATTCTAGGATTTCCTCCTCATTGGTAAGTGGTTATTTTGACCAAAGAGAGAATATATGGAAGGAGCCAATTTATAGAAATGTCTTTGGCTTATTGAAAAAATTTGGGGATGCCGAGCTGGCGGTCATGAGTTGGCTGCAAAAGTTAAACATTGAAGATTCTTTGTATCCGGAAGCTTCAGGCCCACCGGCACCATCAGCCGGAAGGACTGGTGCTGCTCCTGGAGTCTTATCAATTCCGGAACTTTCTTCGGTGAAGGCAGAGTGGCAAAGGGCAGAAGCAATGCTTCCCAAAGGCAAAAGTAACCTTCGGTTTTTTGAGGGAAATAATTCAGCAAATAGAAGGCAATCCGATAAAGCATTAATAGCATTCCTGGAAGACATGGGGGTAGAAGCTGAATTAAATGAAAAAAATATTTCTTTATTAAGCCGTGGCTTACCAAGTCATTGGCCAAATGCAGCAGACAGGCAAGAAAGGGCTGTACGAGCTATGGAAGGCCATATGCAACAACTTATTCCCGCTTCTGAGACTATCCGGGACACTACTTTTTGGCAGACGCTTGATAGCAATTCGGGAGATTTGAAAGCCATAAAATCAGCCCATAGGGCAAGGTTTTGGGAAGAATTAGGGAAGTTGCCCGATCCGAATGTGCCAAATAATACAGAAGCGAGATTTTATGCGGAAACAGAAGGTTGGACAGCCTATGAAGTGAAACTGGATGTTTGGAAAGGTGTTTTTGCCTGGGGAATTTTATTGGTACCAAAAGGAGTAGACCTATCAATGCCTTTGCCGGCTGTGGTTACCCAGCATGGCCTAGAAGGCTTACCCAAAGATGTTTTGACCAAAGATAAAAGTGAAAGGGCATATAAACCCTATAAAGGATTTGCTTCAGACTTGGCAGATAGGGGCTATGTGGTATTTGCCCCTCACAATTTGTATTGGGGAAAGGATAATTTTAGGGTATTACAAAGAAAAGCCAACCCATTGGGCTTGTCCCTTTACTCCATCATTACCGCTCAGCACCAACGAATTGTAGACTGGTTGGGTCAGCAGGATTTTGTGGATTCGGAGAAAATTGGCTTTTATGGCCTGTCCTATGGCGGTAAAACAGCCATGCGTGTTCCAGCCCTGGTTGAAGGTTATGCATTGTCTATTTGTTCAGGCGACTTTAATGAATGGGTGCGAAAAGTAGCAAGCACAGATTATGAGGCTTTCAACAGTTATCCTTTTACCGGAGAGTATGAAATTCCTGAGTGGAACCTGGCCAATACATTCAATTATGCTGAAATGGCGGCCTTAATTGCTCCCAGACCATTTATGGTTGAAAGAGGCCATAAGGATGCCGTCGGTACAGACAAGTGGGTGGCTTATGAATATGCCAAAGTCCGAAGGCATTACGCGAATATTCAGAAGGAAGGTTCCACCACCATTGCCTATTTTAATGATGGACATACCATTAATGGTGTTGAGAGTTTTGCCTTTTTGGATAAGTTTTTAAAGAATGCTAAATGA
- a CDS encoding PVC-type heme-binding CxxCH protein, giving the protein MHLKHLRGSIWFLLPLLIFACKKESEVGIKDLAANEDVANFMENYKGRGVLTDSLATPTAPEDVLKDFTIPEDLSLELVLSEPEIVQPIQVSFDHKGRMWVVQYQQYPYPKGLKITAIDNHTRVKFDKKLDPPPAGAKGADRITFFEDTDGDGKYDKSTDAISGLNITTGVALGRKKIWVLSPPFLLAYADENEDGLPEGDPEVHLEGFGLEDTHAVANSLRWGPDGWLYGAQGSTTTANINSKVSKNVAFLGQAIWRYHPETYVFELFSEGGGNNAFNVEFDRKGRIFSGTNGYDRGPYYKQGAYYIKSWGKHGPLTNPYAFGYLPNMPLEGEKKRFTHSLIKYEGAALPAHYNDLMFAINPLHNFIQLTAFTEKGSSFGNVDKEIVLSTRDKWFRPVDIKLGPDGGIYIADWYDSRLSHVDPRDTWHKTSGRIYRLGPKTGDKPIQSFDISSYSNEELVQLLSHENKWFRQEALRQFGDRKDPSSLPLLINLLETGNEQEALEALWAINLTAGMSDEIGKMGLNHQDPFVRMWTVRLLGDKQTVSPAMFQELQKLAAKETHPEVRSQLMASAKRLPSSQTFSLIENLLNNHEDSEDPDIPLLTWWALEEKATSDREGVLAMMADDKIWQHPIMEKVLLGRLMQRYIMEGGEENFAMATQLLEEAPSPKHVKILIEGLQEGLLGREMVTLPDNLLKILEKNNKELGDSPLTLALRRREEKALAEALKIINDPNAEIGLRLSYIQVLGEINQDEVVPDLLNLVKNGQSSPVIKQTALHALQSYNQKEIGEQLSKAYPGFRDNVYVREAAISLFASRKEWAMDFFNEIELPKTISPDDVEYHLARRFRLLQDEEINTRADRIWPSSKLLTSEEKTQRINAYGKLIGKGKQNIKKGRTLFLSNCGSCHQLNGEGGVSGPELTGYDRSNPDYLLLHIVDPNADIREGYEVQRIVTTDGRILEGRLKSQSGGTITIEPPLGGKSTVLSQERIAAMEVQQTTYMPERILEPLSDEEVSDLFAYLMQVK; this is encoded by the coding sequence ATGCATCTAAAACATTTAAGGGGATCCATTTGGTTTTTGCTGCCCCTGCTTATTTTCGCCTGTAAGAAAGAGTCTGAAGTCGGAATCAAGGACCTTGCGGCCAATGAAGACGTGGCCAATTTTATGGAAAATTACAAGGGAAGAGGTGTGTTGACCGATAGCCTTGCAACCCCTACGGCTCCTGAAGATGTGCTAAAGGATTTCACTATTCCGGAAGATTTGTCTTTGGAACTGGTGCTTTCAGAACCTGAAATTGTGCAGCCCATACAGGTTAGTTTTGATCATAAGGGTAGAATGTGGGTGGTGCAATACCAGCAATACCCTTACCCCAAAGGTTTGAAAATTACGGCCATTGACAACCATACCCGTGTAAAGTTTGACAAAAAATTGGATCCCCCACCGGCAGGAGCAAAAGGAGCAGATAGGATTACCTTTTTTGAAGATACAGATGGGGATGGCAAATACGATAAAAGCACAGATGCCATCTCGGGTTTGAATATTACCACAGGAGTAGCTCTGGGAAGAAAGAAAATATGGGTGCTTAGTCCTCCTTTTTTATTGGCCTATGCGGATGAGAATGAAGATGGATTACCCGAAGGCGATCCTGAAGTACATTTGGAAGGTTTTGGTTTGGAAGACACCCATGCAGTAGCTAATAGCTTGAGATGGGGGCCTGATGGTTGGCTTTATGGCGCTCAAGGAAGTACGACTACCGCTAATATCAACTCAAAAGTTTCTAAAAACGTAGCTTTCCTTGGCCAAGCAATCTGGCGTTACCATCCGGAGACCTATGTTTTTGAGCTTTTCTCCGAAGGAGGAGGAAACAATGCCTTTAATGTGGAATTTGATCGGAAAGGCAGGATATTTTCAGGAACCAATGGCTATGACAGAGGTCCATATTACAAACAAGGCGCCTACTATATCAAAAGCTGGGGCAAACATGGACCTTTAACCAACCCTTATGCTTTTGGCTACCTGCCCAATATGCCTTTGGAAGGAGAGAAGAAAAGATTTACCCATTCATTGATCAAATATGAGGGAGCGGCTTTGCCGGCCCATTACAATGATCTGATGTTTGCGATCAATCCCTTGCATAATTTTATTCAACTGACTGCATTTACTGAAAAGGGTTCCTCTTTTGGGAATGTTGACAAGGAAATCGTTTTGTCCACCAGGGACAAATGGTTTAGGCCTGTGGATATCAAATTGGGGCCTGATGGAGGTATTTACATTGCTGACTGGTACGATAGCAGGTTGTCCCATGTGGATCCAAGAGATACCTGGCACAAAACAAGTGGAAGAATCTACAGACTAGGCCCCAAGACCGGAGACAAACCCATTCAATCCTTTGATATAAGCAGCTATTCTAATGAGGAATTGGTGCAATTGCTTTCCCATGAAAACAAATGGTTCCGTCAGGAAGCCTTGAGACAGTTTGGCGACCGGAAAGATCCAAGTAGTCTACCGTTATTGATCAATTTGTTGGAAACAGGAAATGAACAAGAGGCATTGGAAGCCCTTTGGGCCATTAACCTTACAGCGGGCATGAGCGATGAAATCGGCAAAATGGGATTGAATCACCAAGATCCGTTTGTAAGGATGTGGACGGTAAGGCTGTTGGGTGACAAGCAAACAGTTAGCCCGGCCATGTTCCAGGAACTTCAAAAACTTGCAGCAAAAGAGACACATCCGGAGGTGAGGTCACAGCTGATGGCTTCAGCCAAAAGACTGCCTTCAAGCCAAACTTTTTCACTTATAGAAAACTTGCTGAATAACCATGAGGATAGCGAGGATCCTGATATACCATTGTTGACCTGGTGGGCATTGGAAGAAAAAGCAACCTCTGATAGAGAAGGTGTTTTGGCCATGATGGCGGATGATAAAATATGGCAACATCCAATTATGGAAAAGGTACTGCTAGGCAGGTTAATGCAGCGGTACATTATGGAAGGTGGTGAGGAAAACTTTGCCATGGCTACCCAATTATTGGAAGAAGCACCTTCACCAAAACATGTCAAAATATTGATTGAAGGACTACAGGAAGGTTTATTGGGAAGAGAGATGGTAACCCTTCCAGATAATTTGCTGAAAATATTAGAGAAAAACAACAAGGAATTGGGTGATTCTCCACTTACCCTGGCCTTAAGGCGAAGGGAAGAGAAAGCCTTGGCAGAAGCATTGAAGATCATCAATGATCCTAATGCGGAAATCGGCCTAAGGTTGTCCTATATTCAGGTCCTGGGAGAAATCAATCAGGATGAAGTGGTGCCAGATCTTTTGAACCTGGTTAAAAATGGTCAATCTTCTCCCGTTATCAAGCAAACCGCTTTACATGCCTTGCAATCCTATAACCAAAAGGAAATTGGTGAACAATTGTCAAAGGCATACCCGGGATTCAGGGACAATGTCTATGTAAGGGAAGCTGCTATTTCTTTGTTTGCCAGTAGAAAGGAATGGGCGATGGACTTTTTCAATGAAATCGAACTGCCCAAAACCATAAGCCCCGATGACGTAGAGTATCACCTTGCCAGACGATTCAGGTTGCTTCAGGATGAGGAAATTAATACAAGAGCTGACAGAATATGGCCGAGCAGTAAGTTGTTGACTTCAGAAGAAAAGACCCAAAGAATCAATGCTTACGGTAAGTTAATAGGTAAAGGTAAGCAGAACATAAAGAAAGGGCGAACACTCTTTTTGAGCAATTGTGGTTCCTGTCATCAACTTAATGGAGAGGGTGGGGTATCCGGTCCGGAGCTTACGGGCTATGATCGATCCAACCCTGATTACCTGCTTTTGCATATTGTTGATCCAAATGCAGACATCAGAGAAGGGTATGAAGTTCAACGAATTGTGACCACTGATGGCCGAATTCTCGAAGGAAGGCTAAAATCACAGAGTGGAGGAACGATTACCATTGAACCACCACTAGGGGGTAAATCTACCGTTTTGTCTCAGGAAAGAATTGCGGCCATGGAAGTACAGCAAACGACCTATATGCCAGAGCGGATATTGGAACCCCTTTCAGATGAGGAAGTAAGTGACCTTTTTGCCTATTTGATGCAGGTTAAATAA
- a CDS encoding right-handed parallel beta-helix repeat-containing protein, with the protein MINSGKRRKFLTVAAATLASFAGTQQLFGKSTVASPSNLKGEEINVKHFGAKGDGKTDDTAAIQKAVATTGNRLFFPKGHYKISKTILIDLAKMGYASIRGNGDAQVIMAGAGPAFKIAGTHFGSADPEGFDKKVWSSERMPIVEGLSIEGQHKAAVGIEALGTMQLTITRVQVRHTLHAIHLRENNRNLIIADCHLYENHGIGVFYDGVNLHQSNITGSHISYNKEGGIVTKGGNIRNIHITGCDIESNMGSDKAPTANVLIDCSGSAVGTAEVAITGCTIQHNRNAPNSANIRIIGKDQSGIGSEKERWGNVTITGNVLSDVMVNIDLQYCRGVVVTGNTIWQGYDYGLLMEGCSNVVFGSNLFDANANYPSGTLPSNKLLVTNSEDCTFSGVQVYGSKDSPGLVVRDSKRINIGNCSLLSCEKVGLLLDNVTDSKVSGCMITALNPDDSSFEPIQSIGGHGNKITD; encoded by the coding sequence ATGATAAATTCCGGTAAAAGGAGAAAGTTTTTGACGGTAGCAGCTGCAACATTGGCTTCATTTGCCGGGACACAGCAATTGTTTGGAAAGTCCACAGTTGCCTCTCCTTCTAACTTAAAGGGTGAGGAAATTAACGTAAAGCATTTTGGTGCCAAAGGAGATGGCAAAACAGATGACACAGCAGCGATCCAAAAAGCAGTTGCCACAACAGGGAACCGTTTGTTTTTCCCCAAAGGACATTACAAGATTTCTAAAACCATTTTAATTGATCTGGCAAAAATGGGGTACGCCAGCATTAGGGGAAATGGTGATGCACAGGTGATTATGGCAGGAGCCGGTCCGGCATTTAAAATTGCAGGGACTCATTTTGGCTCAGCTGATCCTGAGGGATTTGATAAGAAGGTTTGGTCTTCAGAGCGAATGCCTATAGTAGAAGGTTTGTCTATAGAAGGACAGCATAAAGCGGCTGTAGGCATTGAAGCCCTAGGCACCATGCAGTTGACCATCACAAGGGTACAAGTAAGGCATACCCTTCATGCCATCCACCTGAGGGAAAACAATAGGAATTTAATCATTGCTGATTGTCACCTTTACGAAAACCATGGCATTGGCGTCTTTTATGATGGAGTCAATTTGCACCAATCCAATATTACGGGAAGTCATATCAGTTATAACAAGGAAGGTGGAATTGTCACCAAAGGGGGTAATATCAGGAATATACACATTACAGGCTGTGACATAGAAAGCAATATGGGTTCAGACAAAGCCCCCACTGCGAATGTGCTGATCGATTGCTCAGGTAGTGCAGTTGGAACCGCAGAAGTCGCCATTACGGGTTGTACCATTCAGCATAACCGCAATGCGCCCAATTCAGCAAATATTCGAATTATTGGAAAAGATCAATCGGGAATTGGAAGTGAAAAAGAGCGCTGGGGAAATGTAACCATCACCGGAAATGTGCTGAGTGATGTGATGGTAAATATTGACTTGCAATATTGCAGGGGAGTGGTAGTTACCGGCAATACCATTTGGCAAGGCTATGATTACGGCTTATTGATGGAGGGCTGTAGCAATGTAGTGTTTGGATCAAATTTATTTGATGCCAATGCCAATTATCCCTCCGGTACGCTTCCATCCAATAAGTTATTGGTTACCAATAGTGAAGATTGTACCTTCTCAGGTGTGCAGGTTTATGGTTCCAAGGACAGCCCGGGTCTTGTTGTGCGTGATTCAAAACGTATAAATATTGGGAATTGTAGCCTACTGAGTTGTGAAAAGGTGGGACTCTTGTTGGACAATGTTACAGATAGCAAGGTTTCGGGATGTATGATTACAGCCTTAAACCCAGATGACAGTTCCTTTGAACCCATTCAATCCATTGGTGGACATGGAAATAAAATAACGGATTAG
- a CDS encoding type II toxin-antitoxin system RelE/ParE family toxin codes for MAKKYPSLKTDLQQLIETLVENPASGIRLGHNLYKIRMKISSKNRGKSGGARVITFIVTDDREVYLLHIYDKSQLENLTKEQIIELINNAGL; via the coding sequence CTGGCCAAAAAGTATCCTTCCCTAAAAACCGACTTACAACAACTGATTGAGACCCTGGTCGAAAATCCTGCATCCGGAATCCGTCTTGGACATAATCTTTATAAGATTCGGATGAAGATATCTTCAAAAAATAGAGGAAAGTCTGGAGGGGCCAGAGTGATCACCTTTATTGTAACCGATGACAGGGAAGTTTATTTGTTGCACATCTACGATAAGAGTCAGCTCGAAAATTTGACCAAGGAACAGATCATCGAATTGATCAATAATGCTGGTTTGTAA
- a CDS encoding DUF4249 domain-containing protein: MRIVFYTVCCLLFSSCITEYTLDGSEDFEEQYSVNGLIRPGVPASLYIHKVGDLGKMETISDPSKLRVWITWNWEGEERIDSLQFSVDYFEGDAELKSNTTYHLNVLLPDGKLIKAATNIPSPAPSYDVYLKFPAGFVQLDNITGPFSRFVLTMPDSLIETKYYESMLLQVEENDVSKFKIQYCRNDDTATLIENLPSNYLPYFLFQNNKGDKLPMTLNFDSVKANPFSNRFIFRLSSVSEQYFRYKKSLLQHLDVLSHTSEFDAPMLFFPDIFKELQPVYSNIEGAEGVFAGYNPTDLSVTCNLSGYECI, from the coding sequence ATGAGGATTGTTTTTTATACAGTATGTTGCCTTTTATTTTCCAGTTGCATTACAGAATATACTTTGGACGGATCAGAGGATTTTGAGGAGCAATACAGTGTCAATGGGCTGATCAGGCCAGGTGTTCCAGCATCACTTTATATTCATAAAGTTGGTGATTTGGGAAAAATGGAAACAATATCTGATCCGTCCAAACTTAGGGTTTGGATTACTTGGAATTGGGAAGGTGAGGAAAGAATCGATTCTTTACAGTTTTCGGTAGATTACTTTGAAGGAGATGCCGAACTCAAGTCCAATACTACGTATCACCTAAATGTACTTCTTCCTGATGGAAAATTGATAAAAGCCGCAACTAACATTCCTTCACCGGCTCCTTCCTATGATGTTTATTTAAAATTCCCGGCTGGCTTTGTTCAGTTGGATAATATTACCGGACCATTTTCCAGGTTTGTGTTGACGATGCCTGATTCATTGATTGAGACTAAATATTATGAATCCATGCTTTTGCAGGTAGAGGAGAATGATGTGTCAAAATTTAAAATACAGTACTGTCGAAACGATGATACAGCGACATTAATCGAAAATTTGCCCTCAAATTACCTGCCTTATTTCCTTTTCCAAAACAACAAAGGAGACAAGCTTCCCATGACCTTAAATTTTGATAGCGTTAAAGCTAATCCTTTTTCTAATAGATTTATTTTTCGACTATCCTCCGTGTCCGAACAGTATTTTAGGTATAAAAAATCTCTACTTCAACACCTAGATGTCTTGTCTCATACTTCTGAATTTGACGCCCCCATGCTATTTTTCCCTGATATTTTTAAAGAGCTGCAACCTGTTTATTCCAATATTGAGGGGGCTGAAGGCGTTTTTGCCGGCTACAACCCTACCGATCTTTCTGTAACCTGCAATCTGTCCGGCTATGAGTGTATTTAA